A window of the Dictyostelium discoideum AX4 chromosome 4 chromosome, whole genome shotgun sequence genome harbors these coding sequences:
- a CDS encoding CAMK1 family protein kinase produces MPSNPNRSIYDFYNITDIIGEGTFSTVTLANHIEKIEDKYAIKIISKEVLDNERRTYVDWEISILSKCQHPNIIKFYEHYESDEDICLVLEWIPNGDLFDRIVKKGVFNEEEARLTMKSLLSAVEYLHDKSVVHRDIKPENILFSDSYGGIKLGDFGLAKFYEESIGLELACGTLAYSAPEITNNQVYRKSVDMWSCGCILYFILFGRPPFYSDDESEMFELITKGQWEFPSKTQHKYSDQVKDLIKLLLENDPNKRLTVKQSLAHKWIQSIDERSFSSVIKQSPLITSQQQQQQSPSSLLSSSSSSTASSPSLKPLSPLVAIIEQQEYNYNHQQLQNHNILHSSNSHSRHHHASSANSTTVDQQQEEDNNHHYHRHNSNNNINNNNDNNDNNNSNSNNSNNNINNFINNNNNNNNNNSNFFDDDDEIDINQNEMDDIDDEQQQPTNSLRSSSKPIAIKKSQIRTSLNGNIDIKRGVLTPL; encoded by the exons atgcCTTCAAATCCAAATAGATCTATATATGacttttataatattactgATATTATAGGAGA agGTACATTTTCGACAGTTACATTAGCAAATCATATTGAGAAAATAGAAGATAAATATGcgattaaaattatatctaAAGAAGTATTGGATAATGAGAGAAGAACTTATGTCGATTGGgaaatatcaattttatccAAATGTCAACAtccaaatataattaaattctatGAACATTATGAATCCGACGAGGACATTTGTTTAGTATTAGAATGGATACCGAATGGAGATTTATTCGATAGAATTGTGAAAAAAGGAGTTtttaatgaagaagaagcaAGATTAACCATGAAATCATTGTTATCAGCCGTCGAATATTTACATGATAAATCAGTGGTTCACAGGGATATCAAACCAGAGAATATTCTATTTAGCGATTCATATGGTGGTATTAAATTGGGTGATTTTGGTTTAGCGAAATTCTATGAAGAGAGTATTGGTTTAGAGTTGGCATGCGGTACTTTGGCATATAGTGCACCAGAGATTACCAACAATCAAGTTTACAGAAAAAGTGTCGATATGTGGAGTTGTGGTTGTATTTTATATTTCATTCTATTTGGCAGACCGCCATTCTATAGTGATGACGAATCAGAGATGTTTGAATTGATTACAAAGGGTCAATGGGAATTCCCTTCAAAGACTCAACATAAATATTCCGATCAAGTCAAGGAtcttataaaattattattagagaatgatccaaataaaagattaaCTGTAAAACAATCATTGGCTCATAAATGGATACAAAGTATCGATGAGAGATCTTTCTCTTCTGTTATCAAACAATCGCCATTAATCACCtctcaacaacagcaacaacaatcgCCATCATccttattatcatcatcgtctTCGTCCACAGCATCATCACCCTCTTTAAAACCTTTATCACCATTGGTTGCTATCATCGAACAACAAGAGTATAATTACAAtcatcaacaattacaaaatcaTAATATACTTCATAGTAGTAACAGTCATAGTCGTCATCATCATGCCTCTTCTGCCAACTCTACAACTGTCGaccaacaacaagaagaagataataatcatcattaccatcgtcataatagtaataataatattaataataataatgataataatgataataataatagtaatagcaataatagtaataataatatcaataactttattaataataataataataataataataataatagtaacttTTTTGACGACGATGATGAAATAGATATCAATCAAAATGAAATGGATGATATTGAcgatgaacaacaacaaccaaccaATTCTTTACGTTCATCCTCAAAACCAATTGCGATAAAGAAAAGTCAAATAAGAACAAGTTTGAACGGAAATATTGATATAAAACGTGGGGTGCTAACTCCTTtgtga
- the docD gene encoding DOCK family protein, with protein sequence MSRLFLANNRVWNIVPNDTIGVALFSFNGTEPHQISFSVGEVLQIEEESTNWYRGKIVGSNSTAITMTTATSPTLTPTNNNNNNNNNNNNNNNNSNNNNNTIVRGIFPKSYVAIKNVQDFDIVTNELTQVIREWGALLMKYYKERKINEYKVMKDRLSLLIEWHSKIVSSTTQPQEVREIKGKVISKIEEGRRLMGLDMIVRTPNSEPAHENNTGIIQLYRMHHELDTLKYSKFTQQQITQASSILPSSSSSSSSIASSSISSSVSSSSTTSPFSSSLSSNYYNINNNVILQSSTSSNSLGGGGGGGGGGGCTMLSSSSASISNILSNQSGSSASGAGSASMMPTLNHSLSGNSLASLMSNGQSLSASSPSNALKKSTPFQTVKNGSVGRKSLSRTNTGDGFVSSSISAGSGGSNSLGPNNSNNSNSNNNSSGINNNYQPNQIFLDLRVFMCAVGEETELYFSIYNKNEGKFISEEYQVGLTQLGMPHDIDKIGKLSTLFLDISKKEMQVELYLVVRLIRKGKMLVDSNKKAGVVQYRRPFGVSVLRLTDDKIAVGKEIESIMTIYTSSSQETTFSLLHEVAIKNPSSLQSVPKAKGICVALTLLPGDLNSVLTENPVLKDVQRTNKLGFPEVIFPGAVRNDIFITLETGEYSQDRKTSAKNVEVLVQVRTEEGELLTNALFYGDRLKSEYKSMVYYHTNQPHWSETFRINLPITMIDKAYLVFSIRHCTTSENKERAPFAMSYLKLTNPDGTVIANKTHSISSWKTSKTMEEFLPSLKDPNNKNAIRKGEVTKVKVLLCSTMLTQNLSLLTLLKWNQYNGDLGDVVTKMDVETILRNITYVDQIEIIKFMQETFNALFSILDTKISDPDLVFNAITWIIGLLVDEKTSRYTNFRPVLDVYIENHFKSTVSHIHLIGALKRILANDSFKTLMTTLKSMEYILKFIVTSKKNFDKFNGIPTTTNDNNTNDNTTTTTTTTTTTTSTTTTTTKPTTTTISSTNDSFKHDLTSVFSALSTLMKRTEGNYIGAQTTALKIFNSMFNDLGQLFSIEERCTIAQNFVDSVRYDENFKLLNMEKMNVISNLVEGDLFIDGSSRKILVATVKRHLKIHMGSNSCSVEDTTKHAQIIAIMIEQIQVKIKDTSLIWELVDLLPEIMRAIIISPWNDFSKLDMIHNLYSIFYLMEPTHYDNYIEKTLGTEGNQCWHFITNLLQLINQLLSTGSTYPENWLTLSMFQYSTVKKVITQISKYILEKLKIVNHQKNDDWTDIDLQLWSSFFSLSTTYFKLKGLNFSETKQNSIKSRYGDMRNDLIPTIQQMWQSLDRHQIKLLPTVISPFLELMLINHANIKRLGIDLYYQLLKCEFKEYKSFIKVETETINTLDIITNSPEGSEILDEKFRRFFSQNLQEKMSADPLVGEQSKIFIRDMTIFLELLYQLRTLPDRPEFEDDRTIACMKLMSYLKQTDRQDTYTKYVHLLCNQHISNGNYVEAGNTLLLHADLLEWSDEPLEEYGEFRQQTKRERKERLFKQAIEYFDKGKGWESAVSLMKQLIIQYEEIQLDYQKLADILQQESTFYRKIINVERFFSEYFRVGYYGKGFDSNIQGKEFIYKGYELERMSDFVQRIQTKFPTAKLLTYTELPPIEILDSNQQYLQIFSVKPISKEQLLLLNQSSSTTNINNNNNNNNNNNNNNNNNNNNNNNNNNNNNNNNNNNNNNNNNNNNNNNNNNNNNNNKKPISPALQKYRQNNNISTFVYSKPFKKVKTQKGGNEFKDLWIINNYYVVDDSFPTTHRRSEITNHFEVELSPIENAVNSIMAKNIEIAEMTGKHENGIDSNISPFTMVLKGVIDAAVNGGVNLYKEVFFSKEYIQENPDKKQTIDKLRNALHHQVQVLEKGLFVHSKVCSVDMNGLQDQLNIMFTRMRNELEL encoded by the coding sequence atgtcaaGATTATTTCTTGCTAATAATAGAGTTTGGAATATTGTCCCAAATGATACTATTGGTGTtgcattattttcatttaatggtACAGAACCACatcaaatttcattttcagttGGTGAAGTATTACAAATTGAAGAGGAATCAACCAATTGGTATAGAGGTAAAATAGTAGGTTCAAATTCAACAGCAATCACAATGACAACTGCAACATCTCCAACTTTAACACcaaccaataataacaataacaataataataataataataataataataataatagtaataataataataatacaattgtaAGAGGTATATTCCCAAAATCATATGTtgcaattaaaaatgttCAAGATTTTGATATAGTTACAAATGAGTTAACTCAAGTTATTAGAGAATGGGGAGCATTATTGATGAAATATTATAAAGAGAGAAAGATAAATGAGTATAAGGTGATGAAAGATCGTTTATCGTTATTGATTGAATGGCATTCAAAGATTGTATCATCGACTACTCAACCACAGGAAGTACGTGAAATTAAGGGTAAAGTAATTAGTAAAATTGAGGAAGGTCGTAGATTAATGGGTTTGGATATGATTGTTAGAACACCAAATAGTGAACCAGCTCATGAAAATAATACAGGTATAATTCAACTCTATAGAATGCATCACGAATTGGATACTTTAAAATATTCGAAATttacacaacaacaaattacaCAAGCTTCTTCAAttttaccatcatcatcatcatcatcatcatcaatagcatcatcatcaatttcatcatcagtatcatcatcatcaacaacctcaccattttcatcatcattatcttcgaattattataatattaataataatgtaattttacaatcatcaacatcatcaaattcattagGTGGTGGGGGCGGTGGAggcggtggtggtggttgtacAATGTTATCATCATCTAGTGCATCAATATCAAATATATTAAGCAATCAATCAGGTAGTAGTGCAAGTGGAGCTGGTAGTGCATCAATGATGCCAACATTAAATCATTCATTATCAGGTAATTCATTAGCTTCATTAATGTCAAATGGTCAATCATTATCAGCATCATCACCATCGAATGcattaaagaaatcaacaCCATTTCAAACTGTTAAGAATGGATCAGTTGGTAGGAAATCACTTTCAAGGACAAATACAGGCGATGGATTTGTTTCCTCATCAATTTCAGCAGGTAGTGGTGGTTCAAATTCATTAGGAcccaataatagtaataatagtaatagtaataataatagtagtggtataaataataattatcaaccaaatcaaatatttttagatttaagaGTATTTATGTGTGCAGTTGGTGAAGAGACtgaattatatttttcaatttataataaaaatgaaggtAAATTCATATCGGAAGAATATCAAGTTGGTTTAACACAATTAGGTATGCCACATGATATTGATAAGATTGGTAAATTGTCAACATTGTTTTTAGATATTTCAAAGAAGGAAATGCAAGTAGAGCTATATTTAGTGGTAAGATTAATTAGAAAGGGTAAAATGTTGGTAGATTCAAATAAGAAAGCTGGCGTTGTTCAATATCGTAGACCATTTGGTGTATCAGTGTTGAGATTAACCGATGATAAGATAGCGGTTGGTAAAGAGATTGAGAGTATAATGACCATTTATACAAGTAGTTCACAAGAGACAACATTTTCATTACTACATGAAGTTGCCATTAAGAATCCATCATCACTACAAAGTGTACCAAAAGCAAAGGGTATTTGTGTTGCATTAACCCTATTGCCCGGCGACTTAAACAGTGTGTTAACTGAAAATCCAGTGTTAAAAGATGTACAAagaacaaataaattagGTTTCCCAGAGGTTATTTTCCCAGGTGCCGTTAGAAATGATATTTTCATTACATTGGAAACTGGTGAATATTCACAAGATCGTAAAACCTCGGCAAAGAATGTTGAAGTGTTGGTTCAAGTTCGTACCGAGGAGGGTGAGTTATTAACCAATGCCCTCTTCTATGGTGATAGATTAAAGTCAGAGTATAAATCAATGGTATACTATCACACTAACCAGCCACATTGGTCAGAGACATTCAGAATTAATTTACCCATTACAATGATTGACAAGGCGTATTTGGTCTTCTCAATTAGACATTGCACAACCTCTGAAAATAAAGAGAGAGCCCCGTTCGCAATGTCCTATTTGAAATTAACAAATCCTGATGGTACCGTGATAGCCAATAAAACTCACTCCATCTCATCTTGGAAAACCAGTAAAACTATGGAAGAGTTTTTACCATCTCTAAAAGACCCAAACAATAAGAATGCAATTCGTAAAGGTGAAGTCACAAAAGTTAAAGTGTTACTATGCTCAACTATGCTAACTCAAAATCTATCATTATTAACCCTGTTGAAATGGAATCAATACAATGGTGATTTAGGTGATGTAGTCACAAAGATGGATGTTGAAACCATTCTTAGAAATATCACATATGTCGATCAAattgaaatcattaaatttatgcAAGAAACTTTTAATGCCCTATTCAGTATTTTAGATACTAAAATATCAGATCCTGATTTAGTTTTCAATGCAATCACATGGATCATTGGTTTATTGGTTGATGAAAAAACTTCAAGATATACAAATTTTCGTCCAGTTTTAGATGTTTACAttgaaaatcattttaaatcaaCAGTTTCTcatattcatttaattggtgctttaaaaagaattttagcaaatgattcatttaaaactttaatgacaactttaaaatcaatggaatatattttaaaatttattgtaACTTctaaaaagaattttgataaatttaatggtataccaacaacaacaaatgataataatactaatgataatactactacaactactacaactacaactacaactacttcaactactacaactactactaaaccaacaactacaacaataTCATCAACAAATGATTCATTTAAACATGATTTAACAAGTGTATTTTCAGCATTAAGTACATTAATGAAACGTACTGAAGGTAATTATATTGGTGCACAAACTACAGCATTGAAAATCTTTAATTCAATGTTTAATGATTTAGgtcaattattttcaattgaagaaCGTTGTACTATTGCTCAAAACTTTGTTGATTCAGTTAGATATGatgaaaatttcaaattattaaatatggAAAAGATGAatgtaatttcaaatttggTTGAAGGTGATTTATTCATTGATGGTAGTTCAAGAAAGATATTGGTTGCAACAGTCAAGAGACATTTGAAAATACATATGGGCTCAAATAGTTGTTCAGTAGAGGATACAACAAAACATGCACAAATCATTGCAATAATGATTGAGCAAATTCAAGTGAAAATTAAAGATACCTCTTTGATTTGGGAATTGGTCGATTTATTACCAGAGATAATGAGAGCAATTATCATTAGTCCATGGAATGATTTCTCAAAACTCGATATGATTCATAATCTCTATAGTATTTTCTACTTGATGGAACCAACCCATTATGACAATTACATTGAAAAAACATTGGGTACCGAAGGAAATCAGTGCTGGCATTTCATTACAAATCTATTGCaattaatcaatcaattacTATCGACCGGTTCAACTTATCCAGAGAATTGGTTAACATTATCAATGTTTCAATATTCTACAGTGAAGAAAGTTATCACTCAAATtagtaaatatattttagagaaattgaaaattgtaaACCATCAAAAGAATGATGATTGGACTGATATTGATTTACAATTGTGGTCGTCTTTCTTTTCATTGTCAACCACTTATTTCAAATTGAAGGGTTTAAATTTCTCAGAGACAAAACAAAACTCAATTAAATCGCGTTATGGTGATATGagaaatgatttaattcCAACCATTCAACAAATGTGGCAATCATTGGACAGACACCAAATTAAACTCTTACCAACTGTGATTTCACCATTCTTAGAGTTAATGCTAATCAATCATGCAAATATCAAGAGATTGGGTATCGATTTATATTATCAACTTTTGAAAtgtgaatttaaagaatataaatCATTCATCAAGGTTGAAACTGAAACTATCAATACTTTGGATATCATTACCAATAGTCCAGAGGGTTCAGAGATATTGGATGAGAAATTCCGTAGATTCTTCTCACAAAATCTTCAAGAGAAAATGTCTGCCGATCCATTGGTTGGTGAACAAAGTAAGATTTTCATTAGGGATATGACCATTTTCTTAGAGTTATTATATCAACTTAGAACCTTACCAGATCGTCCAGAATTTGAAGATGATAGAACCATTGCATGTATGAAACTTATGAGCTATCTAAAACAAACCGATCGTCAAGATACCTATACAAAATATGTTCATCTATTATGTAATCAACATATTTCAAATGGCAATTACGTTGAGGCTGGTAATACTCTATTGTTACATGCTGATCTATTGGAATGGTCTGATGAACCATTGGAAGAGTATGGTGAATTTAGACAACAAACTAAACGTGAACGTAAAGAAAGACTATTTAAACAAGCAATTGAATACTTTGATAAAGGTAAAGGTTGGGAATCCGCTGTCTCTTTGATGAAACAATTAATCATTCAATATGAAGAGATTCAATTGGACTATCAAAAATTGGCTGATATCCTTCAACAAGAATCAACTTTCTATAGGAAAATCATCAATGTTGAAAGATTCTTTTCTGAATATTTCAGAGTTGGTTACTATGGTAAAGGTTTTGATTCAAATATTCAAGGAAAAGAATTCATTTACAAAGGTTATGAACTTGAAAGAATGTCTGATTTCGTTCAAAGAATTCAAACTAAATTCCCTACTGCAAAATTATTAACCTATACTGAATTAccaccaattgaaattttagattcaaatcaacaatatcttcaaatttttagtgttaaaccaatttcaaaagaacaattattattattaaatcaatcatcatcaacaacaaatattaataataataataataataataataataataataataataataataataataataataataataataataataataataataataataataataataataataataataataataataataataataataataataataataataataataataataataataataagaaaccAATTTCACCAGCATTACAAAAATATagacaaaataataatattagtacaTTTGTTTATTCAAAACCATTTAAGAAGGTTAAAACTCAAAAAGGTGGAAATGAATTTAAGGATCTTtggattattaataattattatgtaGTTGATGATTCATTCCCAACAACTCATCGTCGTTCAGAGATTACAAATCATTTCGAGGTTGAATTATCACCAATTGAAAATGCTGTCAATTCAATAATGGCAAAGAATATTGAAATCGCTGAAATGACAGGAAAACATGAAAATGGTATTGACTCAAATATTTCACCATTTACAATGGTTTTGAAAGGTGTTATCGATGCTGCTGTCAATGGTGGtgttaatttatataaagaaGTATTCTTCTCAAAAGAATATATTCAAGAGAATCCAGATAAAAAACAAACTATCGATAAACTTAGAAATGCACTTCATCATCAAGTTCAAGTTTTAGAAAAAGGTTTATTTGTTCACTCCAAAGTTTGTTCAGTTGATATGAATGGTTTAcaagatcaattaaatattatgtTTACAAGAATGAGAAATGAATTGGaactataa
- the tgrL1 gene encoding IPT/TIG domain-containing protein, whose translation MKFKIIYILIFFSLFFIKINSQLPPNPTAVKFEVSKLLYIFNKTDSYFTKLVLYDYFYPRYEMAPNYFNCTISRNDDRVCIFHSDEPFSRLWGSLYSRVYFREVSSDNEYSTQLIQTKFPAPYDVSFSRYPPTSGGDIVINGTFLRLVGGPSRLLHSIENVEPFVVMGNFSDQSFNCNSIKVTIPPGSGNFNFYFDDERIYNVPFSYAPPIISSTINEFSRSIIVINGDNFFHDTSLIKIYFDNIPQPNPKITVNHTQIEASCYHITDPGPLSIHIKVNGVSSEKNSSVCIPAIVKSITSVSSKIGGVVTIEGSKLFSVSKPNLIPIIEIGGKSCVYLQSIENTLVCKLNPDKSGGKNLPIIVKFDGCNSIISNDVTFSYDIPTIINAKVSKGMVIVEGHNLASLKENSIIEVNSQFGDIKIEIKQFQVSPDESNLSFKLPLLKCKNFNVNITIDGTPSILPVQAPIMSSVIKRPSSVNGTLILELYNTKCIFFELMKIPKITYGNTPSMDCSVPSLQTSNSDFYITSCPAPYGTGIDKNYTLHFNSESFENKYSYAPPVIQYRTFSKGQEDLTVHGSNFGNSLSLIKVFFNGSDISSQIRSLNNNQFSFKKLTTYENGMINITVDSIDMESPFYITLPPIIFSINNNISCNGVITINGKNLLTKDKEFQVKVLANEQTTTKIYSSEKSLYVQINSKRSPINTTAYIGEYLIMSKNIEFYKKKSIFDFYFDITKDNC comes from the exons atgaaatttaaaataatatatattttaatatttttttctttattttttataaagattAATTCACAATTACCTCCAAACCCAACag CTGTAAAATTTGAGGTTTCAAAAttgttatatatttttaataaaactgaTTCATATTTTACAAAACTAGTTCtatatgattatttttatccgAGATATGAAATGGcaccaaattattttaattgtaccATTTCCAGGAATGATGATAGAGTGTGCATTTTCCATTCGGATGAACCATTTTCAAGATTATGGGGTAGTTTATATAGTAGGGTTTATTTTAGGGAAGTATCTAGTGATAATGAGTATAGTACTCAATTGATTCAGACAAAATTTCCAGCTCCTTATGATGTGAGTTTTAGTAGATATCCACCAACATCTGGTGGTGATATTGTAATTAATGGGACTTTTTTAAGGCTTGTTGGTGGTCCTTCTAGACTTTTACATTCAATCGAAAATGTGGAACCATTTGTTGTTATGGGTAATTTCTCTGATCAATCTTTCAATTGTAATAGTATAAAAGTAACTATTCCACCTGGTTCtggaaattttaatttctattttgatgatgaaagAATATATAATGTTCCATTTTCATATGCACCACCAATAATATCAAGTACAATAAATGAATTCTCAAGatctattattgttataaatGGTGATAATTTTTTCCATGATACTTCtttgattaaaatttattttgataatatacCACAACCAAATCCTAAAATTACAGTTAACCATACTCAAATTGAGGCGAGTTGTTATCATATAACAGATCCTGGTCCATTGTCAATTCATATAAAAGTTAATGGTGTTTCAAGTGAAAAGAATTCTTCCGTTTGTATCCCAGCAATagttaaatcaattacatCAGTGTCAAGTAaaattggtggtgttgtaACAATAGAGGgctcaaaattattttcagtttcaaaaccaaatttaattccaataattgaaattggtggTAAAAGTTGTGTATATttacaatcaattgaaaatacatTAGTTTGTAAATTAAATCCTGATAAATCTGGAGGTAAAAATTTGCCaataattgttaaatttgatGGTTGTAATTCAATAATAAGTAATGATGTTACATTTTCATATGATATcccaacaataataaatgcAAAAGTCTCCAAAGGTATGGTTATAGTTGAAGGTCATAATCTAGCttctttaaaagaaaattcaataataGAAGTAAATAGCCAATTTGGTgatataaaaattgaaataaaacaatttcaaGTATCGCCTGATGAATCGAAtctatcatttaaattaccacttttgaaatgtaaaaattttaatgttaATATCACAATCGACGGTACCCCATCCATATTACCAGTTCAAGCCCCAATAATGTCCAGTGTTATTAAAAGACCATCATCAGTTAACGGAACATTAATTTTGGAATTATATAATACAAAatgtatattttttgaattaatgaaaattccaaaaataaCATATGGTAATACCCCATCAATGGATTGTTCAGTCCCATCATTACAAACATCAAATTCAGATTTCTATATAACATCATGTCCTGCTCCATATGGTACTGGAATAGATAAAAACTACACTCTACATTTTAATTcagaatcatttgaaaaCAAATACAGCTACGCACCACCAGTAATACAATATCGTACATTCTCTAAAGGTCAAGAGGATTTAACAGTTCATGGTAGTAACTTTGGAAATTCTCTTTCCTTaataaaggttttttttaatggtaGTGATATTTCATCACAAATTagatcattaaataataaccaattttcattcaaaaaattaactaCATATGAAAATGGAATGATAAATATTACAGTAGATAGTATTGATATGGAATCTCCTTTTTATATAACATTACcaccaattatttttagtattaataataatattagttgCAATGGTGTTATTACCATTAAtggtaaaaatttattaacaaaagataaagaattCCAAGTAAAGGTATTGGCAAATGAACAAACTACCACAAAAATATATTCAAGTGAAAAATCATTATATGTACAGATTAATTCTAAAAGAAGTCCCATCAATACTACTGCATATATTGGggaatatttaataatgtcaaaaaatatagaattttataaaaaaaagagtatttttgatttttattttgatataACTAAAGATAATTGTTGA